A region of Amyelois transitella isolate CPQ chromosome 19, ilAmyTran1.1, whole genome shotgun sequence DNA encodes the following proteins:
- the LOC106132724 gene encoding CWF19-like protein 1, producing MSEKQKTLICGDVNGNFNILFSRVESIVKKSGAFDVLLCVGNFFGDDNSQLDAYRMRTRTVPVTTYVFGPSNSDHVNFYCEEGSEIAPNIIYMGKRGIFTTSADVKIAYLTGLSRRELGKDIPMCTFEPSDCSAVRDACFRGQSEYRGVDVLITTLWPAGIQQDETQKIDVEQDCLSDLIAWLAIHVKPRYHFVPSKEKFYERQPYRNQSIHQDYREGATRFIGLAPVGNKSKEKWIYACSLQPVTKMRMTDLLQATTDETPCPYDAEMLKQHQPGKVVKFTGNGQFFFNMDAQDDDSGKRKRKSGDNPERKRKEIDQDSCWFCLASPSVEKHLVICVGTHCYLALAKGPLVPYHVLILPIAHHQSVTKAPDEVIAEIKQFKSALKQFYSSLDKLVVFFERNFKTTHMQIQCVPVPRASSLQLLEVFQDEAGINSIQMEVLPPYADMKQVTLPGAPYFHAELPSGEQIYAKTPKHFPLQFGRDVLSSGPILNCEDKSDWRQCLLSKDEEDSYVASFREKFKPFDFTVDADSDSD from the exons ATGTCCGAAAAACAGAAAAC CCTGATATGCGGTGACGTAAATGGTAATTTCAATATCTTGTTTTCGCGGGTGGAATCCATTGTGAAGAAGTCTGGCGCCTTTGATGTGTTGTTGTGTGTCGGAAACTTTTTCGGGGATGATAATTCCCAGCTTGATGCTTACAGAATGCGAACAAGAACAG TGCCTGTAACAACTTATGTCTTTGGCCCCTCTAACAGTGACCATGTGAATTTCTATTGTGAAGAGGGATCTGAAATTGCGCCCAATATCATTTATATGG GCAAAAGAGGCATATTCACAACTAGTGCCGATGTAAAAATAGCTTACCTGACTGGTCTGTCAAGACGAGAGCTAGGCAAAGACATCCCGATGTGTACTTTTGAGCCAAGTGACTGCAGTGCGGTACGAGATGCCTGTTTCAGAGGGCAGAGTGAGTATAGAGGTGTGGATGTGCTAATCACTACGCTGTGGCCGGCTGGAATACAGCAAGATGAGACTCAAAAG ataGATGTGGAACAAGATTGTCTGTCAGATCTGATAGCGTGGCTAGCGATACATGTGAAGCCAAGATATCACTTTGTTCCATCAAAAGAGAAGTTTTATGAAAGGCAGCCGTACAG AAATCAAAGCATTCACCAGGACTACAGAGAGGGCGCTACACGGTTCATAGGTTTGGCTCCTGTAGGTAACAAATCCAAGGAGAAGTGGATCTATGCGTGTTCACTACAACCCGTCACTAAGATGAGGATGACGGATCTACTGCAAGCGACCACGGACGAGACTCCGTGTCCGTATGATGCGGAAATGTTGAAGCAACATCAACCGGGGAAAGTTGTGAAG TTCACAGGCAATGGACAGTTTTTCTTCAATATGGACGCACAAGATGACGACAGCGGCAAAAGAAAACGAAAGTCCGGTGACAATCCAGAGAGGAAACGGAAAGAGATTGACCaag acagCTGCTGGTTCTGCCTAGCCTCCCCTTCGGTGGAGAAGCACCTAGTGATATGTGTGGGCACTCACTGCTACCTCGCCCTGGCTAAAGGTCCGCTCGTGCCCTACCACGTCTTGATACTACCGATTGCGCATCACCAGTCCGTTACAAAG GCCCCAGATGAGGTGATAGCGGAAATAAAACAGTTCAAGTCTGCTCTGAAGCAGTTCTACTCATCGCTGGACAAACTGGTGGTTTTCTTCGAGAGGAACTTCAAAACGACACACATGCAGATACAGTGTGTGCCGGTGCCCAGGGCCAGTTCATTGCAATTGCTGGAAGTTTTCCAG GACGAAGCTGGCATAAACAGCATACAGATGGAAGTGTTACCTCCATACGCAGATATGAAGCAGGTGACGTTGCCCGGAGCACCGTACTTCCATGCGGAATTACCTTCCGGAGAACAGATCTATGCGAAGACTCCCAAACACTTTCCATTGCAGTTTGGAAG ggaCGTGTTATCAAGCGGGCCTATTCTCAATTGTGAAGACAAATCAGATTGGCGGCAGTGCTTACTCAGCAAAGACGAAGAGGATTCGTACGTAGCTAGTTTCAGGGAGAAATTCAAGCCTTTTGACTTTACCGTTGATGCGGATAGTGACAGTGATTGA
- the LOC106132744 gene encoding negative elongation factor B, giving the protein MASSSKLPGTGLEEVGVPGQSFLRDALTSCTDPLKAIEEFQLENGILLPSLRPMLPLLDLHGVRRLDFHTSVLEELRDKLIAHINELGSKDGKEHDKKLKELLSKSFPVVRVKALRPVIMSILKNTPHIDDKYLKVLVRDRELYNDTDTEVKRQIWQDNQSLFGDEVSPLLSQYIREKENVLFDHENLTNLFFSPSPKVRRQGAVVQKLAHMIGNSVKLYDMVLQFLRTLFLRTRNVHYCTLRAELLMALHDLEIQDIISVDPCHKFTWCLDACIRERNVDIKRSRELQGFLDSIKRGQEQVLGDLSMTLCDPYAINFLATSAIKILQHLINTEGLPRDNTILILLLRMLALGLSAWVMIDSQEFKEPKLDSQVVTKYLPALMSLMVDDQVRALHNKLPPDERESAITTIEHSGPPPDACEAYMRESSVCGVLAMYYTLHAAKLRDRGALLRILSILGSCKDGRAYEDPFLHALVALLIQLPDEFQGEDFSTVLFDEFFFAGLSKDNVTRHLLKLLWYIHPKLPETRVQTVMKALQPGTQHNESVHKLHEALSQKMTTQVEPVPSTSEMEYLDSPLMSVPTPAPYHM; this is encoded by the coding sequence ATGGCATCGTCAAGTAAATTACCTGGTACAGGCTTAGAAGAAGTAGGAGTTCCAGGTCAATCATTTTTACGAGACGCTCTCACAAGTTGTACTGACCCCTTAAAAGCAATAGAGGAATTTCAACTAGAAAATGGAATTCTCCTTCCGTCTCTGAGACCTATGCTGCCGCTGCTTGATCTTCATGGTGTTCGACGTCTTGATTTTCATACATCTGTACTAGAAGAACTGCGGGACAAACTGATAGCCCACATCAACGAACTTGGCTCAAAAGATGGCAAAGAACATGACAAGAAGCTCAAGGAACTGTTATCAAAAAGCTTTCCAGTTGTAAGAGTCAAAGCCTTGAGACCTGTAATAATGAGTATCCTGAAAAATACACCACACATTGACGATAAATATCTAAAGGTATTGGTACGAGATCGCGAACTTTACAATGATACAGACACAGAGGTGAAGAGACAGATATGGCAAGACAACCAATCATTATTTGGAGACGAAGTTTCTCCTTTATTAAGTCAATATATTAGGGAAAAAgagaatgttttatttgatcaTGAGAATCTCACAAACTTGTTCTTTTCCCCTTCGCCAAAAGTGAGAAGGCAGGGAGCAGTTGTTCAGAAATTAGCACATATGATTGGCAACAGTGTGAAATTGTATGACATGGTATTACAATTTCTcagaactttatttttaagaactaGAAATGTACACTATTGCACTCTTAGAGCTGAATTGCTTATGGCACTACATGATTTAGAAATTCAGGATATTATATCTGTTGATCCCTGCCACAAGTTTACATGGTGCTTGGATGCTTGTATTCGAGAAAGAAATGTTGATATCAAAAGATCAAGAGAACTTCAAGGCTTCCTTGACAGTATCAAAAGAGGTCAGGAACAAGTGCTTGGTGACTTATCCATGACTTTATGTGACCCGTATGCCATCAACTTCTTAGCAACATCTGCCATTAAAATACTTCAACATTTAATCAACACAGAAGGGCTTCCAAGAgacaatacaatattaattctGTTATTGAGAATGTTAGCACTAGGCTTAAGTGCTTGGGTCATGATTGATTCACAAGAATTCAAGGAACCTAAACTTGACAGTCAAGTTGTCACCAAATATTTACCAGCATTAATGTCTTTGATGGTTGATGATCAAGTCAGAGCACTACACAACAAATTGCCACCTGATGAAAGAGAGTCTGCGATTACAACTATTGAACATTCAGGGCCACCCCCTGATGCTTGTGAGGCTTACATGAGAGAAAGTTCAGTTTGTGGAGTCCTTGCCATGTACTACACACTTCACGCAGCCAAACTACGAGACCGTGGGGCCTTGCTTCGTATTTTAAGTATACTCGGCAGCTGTAAAGATGGCCGAGCTTACGAAGACCCATTCTTACATGCTTTAGTAGCATTACTCATTCAACTTCCTGATGAGTTTCAAGGCGAAGACTTCAGTACTGTACTATTTGATGAGTTTTTCTTTGCTGGGCTGTCCAAAGATAATGTAACAAGACATCTTTTGAAACTGCTTTGGTACATTCATCCAAAATTGCCAGAAACAAGAGTGCAGACAGTAATGAAGGCTTTGCAACCGGGAACCCAGCATAATGAGTCTGTTCACAAGTTGCATGAAGCCTTGTCACAAAAGATGACAACTCAAGTTGAGCCAGTGCCTAGCACTAGTGAAATGGAGTATTTGGATTCTCCCCTCATGAGTGTACCCACTCCAGCACCTTATCACATGTAA